The DNA segment TTAAGGGTGCGATAGTCATAGGGTTAGTAGCTAGTTATTCATTTGCTCACTATTGCTCACAAATACTCACATTTAATCTTAAGTGGCACAACTGAGTATTTGTGGTGATCATGTCGGGACTTGGCTGTAAAATACTATCATGCTACTAAGATTTAAGACACAACTAAAATTCAGCCAGCAACAAAGATCCTTGCATAGTTCTACCGTTACATTTGTCAAGAAGTTAAATACTGCCTAACGCTCTTCTATTACTCTCGTTAAATAAAAATTCATAATCCTTGATTGTGAAGGCGTTGATAAATTTACGAGTAGGTTGGGTTGAGGAACGTAGGCGCAGCCTTCTCGTAGAGTAACCCAACACGAAAAATCCTTGGTTTTGTTGGGTTTCACCCCAATTTTTGATAATTCTGGAATATGGCAAATAATCTTTAGAGAACATCTGCGTAACTTGGCGCTAACCTTCGTGTACCTTTGCGTTGAAAAACTAATCAGCAACGCCCAAATTTTTCAAAGACTACTTATGTGCCTTGCGTAAGTCACTGACAAAACAAATGCACCTAACGAGTAGGTGCAATGATTAGGCAATTTCAGAAAGAGCAGTAGTATGTAAAACTAAGTAAGTAATAACTTAGAGTTAATAGAGTTTATCTGAATACGGAATAAAATATCTCAGTAAATCTACTGTATTTCCGTCCCAAACTAATGAAAGCATTGATAATTGGTATTTTTACCATGAGCAAATTCTCTTAAGTAATAAATCTTAAATTTCTGATGTGTAGATAAAAATCCCTGCACAAAAAAATCCTCCCTGAGTGGAGAGGATTTCACGAATTGCCGTGATTTAAGGGAAACAGATATTGATTACTTGTGTTGCTCCATCATTTAACTTCTTCATACCAAATACCCACGGTTTCAAAAGAAGCATAGGCAAGCTTGAGAAAATTTACCACTCTCTGTTTGCTGATGATGCCAAATTCTTTATACTCTCGTGCATCTGCAAACGTTAATCTATGCTGGTCTATTATATTTCTTTCTTTATACGCAAGTTTGGGAAAATCTATAGCCTTAACATTATATTTTTTTACTACCTCTTGGATTGTTGCATCTGAGTTTACGTGTTCCCAGTCATCGCATAGGCCGAGATTTTTCACTAATATATGAGGAACTTTGCCACCATAACTATTTACAGACTGCTTAAATAGATTGAGACTGTCATACCCCCCTGTTGACACAAACCACTTACAAAAATCTACCCCTTGAGACTCTCCCAGTTCAATTAAATGATTCTTCTCAATCCATCCCTTAACTGCTCTATGAGATTGTGCTGCAAGATTAGCAATCACCGTTTTATTCATTGCTATCTCAAAGATTTTATCCGCCTTATCTGCGTGCCTTTCATCCTCTGTAAATACTGCATACTGACATATACTTTTGTATACTCCAGCTACATCTGGATTTGACCTATCGGTTTCTACAGGTACAAATGGCATATTATTATCCAGACAATACTGAATCATTGTTCTAGCTACTAAAGACTTTCCCACCCCTCCCTTTTCTCCATCTATCAAATGAATTGTTGGCATAGTTGCACCTCTTTATCTTTAAACCTAGTATTGATTTCCTGATTTTATCAGGGTTAATGTTGACCAAAAATTTGCCGCACAATGCAAATATCATCTTGAGCTGACGTTATAGCTTAGTATAAGAATCCGATTTGATTCTTGAACAAATCGAAGTATCTGTATGCTAGGCAATGCCCACCATATCATAGTGTCTATAGTTGAGCCTGAGGCAATCTCAAATTCAGGATTTAGCTCATCTGTGTAACATAACTTCACTATCCCTTCTGATTTCCATTTCTTGCACTTCCTTGGTTTTACTTTTTCCTTGTCAAAGTTGAGAGAAAACACGGAGGACAAGTATGTACATAGAAAATATAAACATTTGGTTTGATTTTTGTCTAAAATTAGCTATTTGTAGCGTGTTCGCCAAAATTAAAGTACGATCATCAAAGCTTTTCTAGGTTATGCGATCGCTAACGTAGCCTGATTCAGATAACATGATCAAAATAGGTCGAAAAAATTTTCCATTGGGTTATGCGGATTTTAACTCAATATAGTTCTCATGTACTATTAAATCTTGTATTTTTAGGAATCAAATCAGATTCAGATATTTACCAATTATTAATCTAGATTAAGTATTTTACGAAAATTAATATATAGTCTCACTATGTTTCAGAAGCTAGATATTAAATCAATATTTTTAAAATTGCTGCGTCTCCCATTTAAACTGCTGCCATCTCAGTTAATTACTATCACAGTGGTACTAACTCTCGTATTATTTTTGCCACAAACATGGGTTACTTGGCAAGCTTACAATGATTTCAATAGTATTATCAAAAATGAATTAAGACTACAGAGTCTTAGTGAAAAAATTACTTATTATGATGAAGTTCTGACAATGTCAGCACGCATGAATGCTGTTACAGCTAATTCTATGTGGGAAAGAAGATATCGTCAATTTGAACCTTTATTAGATGCAGTAATTAAAGAATCTATTCAACTTGCGCCCGAAGTTTATAATAATCAAGATGCTAAGGAAACTGATTTGGCGAATAAACGTTTAGTGGAGATGGAATATCAGTCTTTTGATTTAGTAAGAAAAGGTCAATCATTAGCGGCGAGGTCACTTTTATTAAGCTCAAAATATGAATCGGAGAAACGAAAGTACGCATCGGGTGTTAATAAAATAAATCAAGCGATCGCTACACTGATAGATGAAAGAATTTTAAAATATAAAATATATTTATTATGGTCAATTGGTGGCTCAGTTACTAGCTTGGCTTTTCTTATACCTTCATGGTTATTGGTATTACGTTTATTAAAAAATTATTTAAGAACCAGTAAAATAGCTCAAATAACACTAAGGGATCTCAATCATGAATTAGAGATGCGCGTAGAAAAAAGGGCAAGAGAGTTGCGATATAAAAATGATCAACTAACCCAAACATTACAAGAACTACAACAAACGCAACTTCAACTAATTCAAACTGAAAAAATGTCATCTTTGGGTGAGATGGTGGCTGGTATTGCCCATGAAATAAATAATCCGATTACTTTTGTTAAAAACAACGTTAGTTATGTCAAAGAATATTCTCAGGATTTATTAAATCTAATCCAGAGTTACCAAGAGTATTATACCCAACCGCCTGATATTCTCCAAGCACAAATTAACGATATCGATTTAGAATTTATCCAAGAAGATTTTATCAAGATCCTCAACTCTATAGAATATGGCACTGATAGAGTTGAGAAAATTGTTAAATCCCTACGTAATTTTTCTCGACTTGACGAAGCCGAAATTAAATCAGTCGATATTCATGAAGGAATTGATAGCACTTTGATGATTCTATCTCACCGATTGATAGCTATAGACAAACATCCAGAAATTTTGCTCATCAAAGAATATGCTTCATTACCATTGGTTGAATGTTATCCTGGTTTACTCAATCAGGTATTTATGAATATTCTTGTTAATGCCATAGATGCTTTACATGAATATAATTGGCAACGCACAGATGATGGAATGAAGAATAGCCCTTCTATGATTCGGATTTGCACTCATCAAATTGATGAATCTTGGATACAAATTCGGATTATTGATAATGGTATAGGTATTCCAGAAAATATTCGTGACAAATTGTTTAACCCATTTTTTACCACTAAGCCACTAGGTAAAGGTACGGGTATAGGATTATCAATTAGTTACCAGATTATTGTGGAGAAGCATACTGGAAAGCTGTATTGTAATTCTATTGAAGAACAAGGTACAGAATTTGTGATTGAAATTCCTATTATTCAGAATTTATCTAGATTCACGAATTAGATGTCGCTATTTAAAAATTGTCGCACTAGAAATAGGTGTCCCTGGGCTTTGGAGTTTTCGGACAAGTCTGATAATTTCTGGGCAAACTACTAGTAGAGACTGTTATGTTCCCGGACGAGAGCGAATATGATCGGGTATATGATGGCGATCGCCTAATATTTCTAATAAAGGGCCATTAACGTCAAATTTTACCATACTTACCGACGCGACCAAAATATTCACCCGATAGCGATAGCGTCCCAAATCAATTCCTAGTAAGCTGCAAAGCATAATCCGAATCGTGGCTTTATGGGAAACTACTAAGACATTACCTTGGGGATATTTTTCCTGAATTTCCGCAATTACAGGCATAGAACGGTTTGCAATATCTACCGCCGTTTCTCCACCTATTGGTGCATTCCAAGCGGGTTCTGTCAACCATTTTACATAGTTTTGGGCGTAATTCTCTTGGGCAAAGGATTTACTTTTGGTTTCCCATTCGCCGTAACTACCTTCTCTAAGTCCGTCACGCAACCGCATTTCCATACCAATTGCATCACAAAATGGTTTGGCTGTGGCAATTGTGCGCTTCATCGGGCTAGCATAAACCGCTTCCCATTTCAGTTTTTGATAAACATCGGCAAAACTCTCTGCCATCTGCACCCCTTCAGAGGTCAAGTCTGCATCAGTTTTACCGCAGAAATTACCACTTTGACTAAAAGTAGTTTCTCCATGTCGCAGTAAATATAAATTGAGTGTCATATGGGATAAAGGAGTCTGTGCAAAAATAAACTACCATCAATCTCACAATTGAGTATGTAACAGCCGGACAAAGTAATCAACCAAAAAAGTCAATCAACCACAAACTTTTAATGTACAACAGCTTTTGCGACATTATTTTGTTAAAGCCAGCAGTCGGATTTGAACCGACGACCTTCCGATTACAAGTCGGATGCACTACCACTGTGCTATGCTGGCAACTCAGTAATTGCTTTAACGCACTTACCGATTTTTAATTATATCACAAGTAATTTATTTGTCTACCTCTAGAGCAACTTAATTTGGCTTGGTGGAAGGGGATTGGCAAGAGGAAAAGAAGCCCTCCTTGTGAATTTACCTACCAAAAAACACAGAAATGGGTAATTCCTCATCAACTCCTTACGGGTAGGTGAGGGGGTTCTTTTTGTTCAGGGTAACTGTAGTTTTTTGCTTGACTGGGTAAAGGAAGAGAGATTTATAATTGTTATTTAACAGATAACAAGCATGGCAGCATTGTTAGGACGAGATTTGTTAAGTCTGGCAGACTTGACTCCTACAGAACTTCAGGAACTTCTGCAATTGGCGACCCAATTGAAATCGCAACAGTTGAAGTTGCGGTGTAATAAAGTATTGGGTTTGTTATTTTCTAAGGCTTCAACTCGGACACGAGTCAGTTTTACTGTGGCGATGTACCAACTGGGTGGACAAGTAATTGATCTCAATCCGAATGTGACTCAAGTTAGTCGGGGAGAACCAGTACAAGATACTGCACGAGTATTAGAGCGATATTTGGATGTTTTGGCAATTCGCACTTTTGAACAGCAGGAGTTAGCAACTTTTGCTGAGTATGCGAAAATTCCTGTAATTAATGCACTCACTGATTTAGAACATCCTTGCCAGATATTAGCGGATTTATTAACTGTGCAAGAATGTTTTGACTCAATTTCTGGGCTAACTTTGACCTATGTTGGTGATGGCAATAATGTCGCCAATTCTTTGATGCTTGGCTGTGCTTTGGCGGGGATGAATGTGAGAATTGCCACTCCTAGCGGATATGAACCAAATCCGCAAGTTGTCGCACAAGCACAAGCAATAGCTGATGGGAAAACGGAAATCCTCCTAACTAATGACCCAGACTTAGCAACCAAAGGTGCATCGGTACTTTACACTGATGTTTGGGCGAGTATGGGACAAGAAGCAGAAGCAGACGATCGCTTTCCTATTTTCCAACCTTATCAAATTTCTGAGCAGTTATTAAGTCTGGCTGAACCAAATGCAATTGTTTTACATTGCTTACCAGCCCATCGTGGTGAAGAGATTACAGAAGAAGTAATCGAAGGTTCTCAATCACGAGTTTGGCAACAAGCGGAAAATCGATTGCACGTTCAAAAAGCTTTGCTTGCTAGTATCTTAGGGGCAGAGTGAACGGTTAAAGGTCGAAAATAAAAAGGCAAAAGAACAGTAACTTATGTTTCTTTTGCCTTTTAAATTTTTATTTTTATCTTGTTATTAGAGATATTTTGTAGTACTAATGTTCTAGGGACATTTATATTTATCCTCCCTATTATTTTATGGAACGCCTAACAGAAGCGCAACAAGAACTTTATGAATGGCTGGCAGAATATATCCGTATTCACCAGCATTCGCCCTCAATTCGTCAGATGATGCAGGCGATGAATTTAAAATCACCTGCACCTATCCAAAGTCGTTTAGAACATTTACGCACGAAAGGATACATTGAATGGACTGAAGGTAAAGCCCGAACAATTCGAGTTTTACAACCTATTAAGCAAGGTGTGCCGGTTTTGGGAGCGATCGCCGCAGGTGGTTTAATAGAACCATTCACTGATGCTGTCGAGCATATCGACTTTTCTAATTTCGTTTTACCTGCTCAAACTTATGCTTTGCGGGTAACTGGTGACAGCATGATTGAAGATTTAATTACCGATGGGGATTTGGTATTTTTGCGCCCAGTTCCCGAACCAGATCAATTAAAAAATGGTACTATCGTCGCTGCCAGAGTGGATGGTTATGGTAATACATTAAAACGTTTTTATCGAAGTGGCGATCGCATCACTCTTAAACCAGCCAACCCCAAATATAACCCCATTGAAGTTGCAGCCATACAGGTAGAGGTGCAAGGTTCTCTGGTTGGTGTGTGGCGCGGTTATATGTGAATGACTGGAGACTGGGGGGAGATGGGGAAGAATTTCACCTACCTTGTTTCCCTCATCCTTCTCATCTTGTCAATGTTCAATCCCTAGAAATTTTGAATTTTGAATTTTGAATTGGTATTATGTACCTGAAGCAAGCACCAGTGCAGCAATTTCCTGCTTTCCGGCTCAAATTACCATTTGTCAGGGAAAGTCAAGGTAGTTATCAGACTCAGCCATTACCAGGGTGTCCTAGAATGCCGTTATCTGTGCAGTTGCGCCAGTATCAGCGTCAAGCTATGACTAACTGGTTTGCGAACAATGGCCGAGGAACGCTGAAGATGGCGACTGGTAGCGGGAAAACTATAACTGCACTGGCGATTACTTGCGAGTTATACCAGCAGATTAGCTTACAGGTGTTGTTGGTGGTGTGTCCCTATCGTCATTTGGTGACACAATGGGCGCGAGAATGCGAGAAGTTTAATTTACAACCGATATTAGCCTTTGAGAATTTACGCAGTTGGCAAAGTCAACTTTCTACCCAACTTTACAATCTGCGTTCTGGTTCTCAAGGCTTTGTGACTGTGATTACTACCAATTCCACGTTAATTGGGGATGGGTTCCAGTCACAACTCAAGTATTTTCCGGCTAAGACTTTAATTATTGGTGATGAAGCCCATAATTTAGGCGCACCTAAGTTAGAGGAAAGTTTACCCCGGCGGGTGGGTTTGCGACTGGCTTTATCGGCGACACCAGAAAGATATTTTGATGATGGTGGTACGCAATCTTTATTTGATTACTTCGGCCCAGTTTTACAACCAGAGTTTACTTTACGGGATGCGATCGCTCAAGGTGCTTTGGTGCATTATCTATATTATCCCATCTTAGTAGAGTTAACTGAGGCTGAAAGTATTGCTTACTTGAAACTAACTAAACGCATCGGGCGATCGCTATTATATAGAGAACGGAATAATGGCGAATCACCTAATTTTGAAGACAACGAAGATTTAAAGCCTTTATTAATGCAACGCGCTAGATTAATTGGTGCAGCAGCAAATAAACTCAAAGCTTTACGTCAATTAATGGCTACTCGCCGGGAAACCACTCACACACTTTTTTATTGTAGTGATGGTTCATTAGAAACAGGACAGCGTTCATCACTCCATCAACTCAAAACTGTGGCGAAAATTCTGGGCGGAGAATTAGGGTATAAGGTAAGTACATACACAGCGCAAACATCTTTACAAGAAAGAGAAGTTTTACGTCGTCAATTTGAAAGTGGCGCATTACAAGGTTTGGTGGCAATTCGCTGTTTAGATGAAGGGGTGGATATTCCGGCAATTCAAACTGCCGTGATTTTATCAAGTTCTGGTAATCCTCGTCAGTTTATTCAGCGACGGGGTAGGGTTTTACGTCCTCATCCTAGTAAGGAAAGGGCGACTATCTACGACATGATTGTTTTACCACCAGATTTGGATAGGGAAACCATAGAAGTTGAACGCAATTTGTTAAGAAAAGAGTTGCGGCGCTTTGTGGAGTTTGCCGATTTAGCTGATAATGCTGGAGAAGCTCGCATCAAGTTGCTGGATTTACAAAAGCGATATGGGTTATTGGATGTTTAGTCATTACTCATTCTTCTATTGTTAATTTTGTAAAATTTTGTTCACTGGCTGAAAATATTTGTAGTCAATATGCGAGAATAATATTGATTATAATGGAATGTGAGTGAAATTTTTAAAACGACAAAAAATCCATCATGATCAATATTGAATTTATGTAATTAAGTATATCAGTAAACAGCACGGAAATACGGTCATTTTTATCAAAAACATTTAAAATCTTCCGAGCATAATCCGCCTAAATTAAAGATAAGAGTAATAGTGGCTTTACTGAGGTGAAATCAACGATGCAGGGGGCTAAAATAAAGCATAACCTATTGCCCAATGAAGATGTCTCAAGAGCAAAATATTGATGATGTTCAGGAGCCAATTATTAATGCACCGCCGGAGGTACGGCAAATTATTGAACGGGTATGGCATTTGGAAAAAAACAGACTAGATAAAAAAAGCAATAGCCCAATCAATGATGATATTTTGACAATTGTGAAGGAAGCGGTGCAATGAAGCTGACTTCAATTAAACTATGCAATTTTCGCTCTTTTTATGGCAGAACACCGGAGATAGTTATCGCTGGGGGAGATGTTCTCAACACTACGATAATTCATGGGAATAATGGCTCAGGTAAAACTAGTTTACTTAATGCCTTTACGTGGGTATTATATGAGAAGTTTAGTGCAGCTTTTGCCTCGATAGAACAACTAGTTAATAAACGAGCGATCGCCGAAGCTAAACTTGGACAAGCTGTAGAATGTTGGGTAGAGATTAACTGGGAACACGAAGGTAAACGCTACAACGTCAAACGCCAGTGTAAAGGCTATAAAAATAAAACCGACTTTGCCATAGGTAAAACAGAATTACTCATGCAGGTAGCTGGGGATGATGGTAGATGGTATTACCCAAGCCAGCAACCAGAAGAAATCATTGGGCAGATTTTACCAGTTAGTTTACATCAATACTTTTTCTTTGACGGCGAACGCATAGAAGAAATCGTGCGTTCTGATAAAAAAGCGGAAATTGCTGAAGCTACTAAAATCTTTTTGGGTGTGGAAGTAATTAACCGTTCTATCAGACATTTGGGTGAAGCTAAAAAAAGTTTAGAAAATGAGTTAAAAGCAATTGGGGATTCCGAGATTAAGCAGCTTTTGCGTGAACAAGAGAAACTAGAACAAGAGATTGAACGCATTCACACCAGACAAACAGAAATTAAGCAAGAATTAGAATATCAGCAAACCTTTAAGAAAGAAACAGGTAACCGTTTACAAGAACTGAGTGCTGCTAAGGAATTGCAACAGAGACGACAAGAATTAGAAAATCAAAAAAACTCAAATCAAGAAAGCCTCAGACAAACTAGAGAAGCACTAAAAAAGATTATTTCCGCACGGGGTTACACAGTATTATTGTCAGATACTACAGCCCAATTTCGGACGATCATCAATCAACTTAAGCAACAAGGTGAATTAACTGCGGGAATTTCGCGGGAATTTATTCATGAATTATTAAAATCCCAACGCTGTATTTGTGGTGCAGACTTACATGAAGGTAATCATGCTCACACAAATGTGAGTCTCTGGTTAAATCAAGCAGGTTCCTCGGCTGTAGAAGAAACAGCAATTCGTATGAGCGCCCAAGTAGACGAAATCGATAAGCAAGCGATCGCATTTTGGGAAGAAGTTGATAAGGAACAAGCGAGAATCAATCAGTTACGTCAAAATATATCTCAAGTTGAAAATGAATTAGAAACTATTCAAGAACGCTTACGCAAAGACGCTAACGAAGAAATTAGCAGTTTACAAAAGCGGTTAGATGAGATTGAAAGTAAAATTGATGAATTAAATAGAGAACAAGGTGCAAATCAGCAAGAAATTTCTCATGTACAGGCTGATATTGATGCTTTAGTTAAACAAATTGCTAAACAAAAGCTCAATGAAGAAAAGCAGTTATTAGCTCAAAGACGGATTAACGCCACACAAGACGCAATTGAACGCTTAACAGAAGTCAGAAATCGGCAAGAAAATCAGTTTCGACTGCAATTAGAAAAGCGCTTGCAAGAGATATTTAACTCCGTATCTTTTACGCCTTATGTACCTAAAATTAGCGATAAATATGAGTTAACTCTGGTAGAAAGTACATCAGGGATGGAAGCATCAGTTGCAGCCTCTACTGGTGAAAACCAAATTCTCAGTTTATCTTTTATTGCCAGTATTATTGATAAAGTCAGAGACTGGAGCGAAAAACGCAAAATCTTAACGGTACCTGATAGCAGTACTTTTCCCATCGTCATGGACTCACCATTTGGGAGTTTAGATGAAACCTATCGTCGGCGCATTGCTCAAACATTACCTGAGTTGGCTAATCAGTTGATAGTGTTAGTAACAAAAACTCAATGGCGGGGAGAAGTGGAAACAGAGATGACAGATAGAATTGGTAGGGAATACGTGCTGACTTACTACTCTTCTAAGCCAGATTGTGAACAAGATTATATTGAATTGAGTGGGGGAAGATTTCCTTTGGTGAAACAAAGCCCGAATGAGTTTGAATATACTGAGGTGATAGTGGTAGAGAGGGAGTGGTGATATTCAGCACAATTTTGAGAGGTTATTTATAGCGATTCTTCGTGAAGATGGGTGCATAATTATTGTTTTTAAACGCGGAGGAGCGCGGAGAGTTTTTATTAGTGCATTTGAAAAAAAGGAGTTGGTTATGGTTGCAAGTCCAGACCGGAATTATATGTCTCCTCAAGAATATCTGGAATGGGAAGAACGCCAAGATATTAAATATGAGTATGTCAATGGTGAAGTTTTCGCCATGACTGGGGGAACTCTTCCTCACACTACTATTGCTTTAAACTTAGCCTCAGCATTAAAAAGCCATGTACGCGGTGGTTCCTGTCGTGCTTTTATGTCTGACGCGAAAGTAGCAGTATCTGAGGGTATGTCGTTTCATTACCCTGATGTTGTTGTGAGTTGTGATGAAAGAGATAAACAAGCCACTAAATTTCTTCAGTATCCTTGTCTAATTGTCGAAGTTTTATCTCCAAGTACGGAAGCTTACGACCGAGGTGCTAAATTTAAGCAATATCGCCGCATTCAAACCTTAAAAGAATACGTCCTAATTGATGCAGAAAAAATCAATTTAGATTGTTTTCGATTAAATGAAAATGGTATTTGGGAGTTGTATTCTTACGAAGAGGGAAATGAGGTTTATTTGCAGAGTGTTGATTTTCGCTTTCCCATATCTCTGGTTTATGAGGATGTATTTTTGGGTTAATTTTTACGCAGAAATGAGGAGAGATTGTTAGATTAAAATTATCTGCACTTCTTATTAGGTGGTTGATGAATATCAAAACTGAGGCGAATATTGAAGAATTGTACAGCTTACCTGACAATTGTAAAGCAGAAATTGTCAATGAAAAATTAGTGTTGATGTCTCCAACTGGATTTTTACCAGGACGTGCTGGGGGTGAAATTTATGCAAGTCTGCGGGACTATGAACGTCTGACAAAAAGCGGTTACGCTTTGCCCGATAATGTTGGTTTCTTGATTAATCTTCCTCATCGACGTTCGTTAAGTCCTGATGCTGCGTTTTATCGTGGACAACCTACAGGCGGAAAGTTTCTGAATGGTGCGCCTGTGTTTGCGGTTGAAGTGAGAAGTGAAAATGATTATGGGGATAAAGCCGAGGAAGAAATGGCAAAAAAACGTCGTGATTATTTTGCGGCTGGTACTTTGGTAGTGTGGGACGTAGATGTACTCAAAGAGGAAGTGATTAGAGTGTATCGTGCTGACAACCCAGAACAAACGCAGGTTTATCATCGTGGTGAAGTAGCAGAAGCTGAACCTGCATTACCAGGATGGTTTATGCCAGTAGATAATTTGTTTATGTAGACTGTGTGGGCGTAGACGCAACCCATCGCTCTTTTACTTGGTATAAACATATAAGAGGTAACACGCGTACCCTTCGGTTAAAATAGCAACAAAGTAGATATTCAAGTCATGGCTGCAAACAGAATCAGGGTTGCTAAAGATAAGGCTGAGTTGGTGAAATCGCTTTTAGCATCAAAAGACACAACCGGGCCTTTTCATACCTATGTAGAAGTTATGGTATTTGCAGCCGCATTGGGCGTTAAATATAAAAAGCGAGTTCCGCTTGGTGAAACGACTAAAAGGGAACCTTCCCCTATTCCCCAAGAAAATTTTGCATCATTAGGACATGAGCTAATCATTAAATTATTAGCCGTCAATGAAACACATGATATAGAAATAATTTCTTCCAGAGAAGAAGAGTATGAAGATAAACGTACCGAAATATTTGAAGAATATGCCAACGGAGGACTAGCAATATTAGAAAATGAATTACGTGGTTCCGTT comes from the Nostoc sp. PCC 7120 = FACHB-418 genome and includes:
- a CDS encoding DNA phosphorothioation-associated protein 4, producing the protein MAANRIRVAKDKAELVKSLLASKDTTGPFHTYVEVMVFAAALGVKYKKRVPLGETTKREPSPIPQENFASLGHELIIKLLAVNETHDIEIISSREEEYEDKRTEIFEEYANGGLAILENELRGSVDYSERILLFLISERDNKETLEEEFDLSKFLP
- a CDS encoding Uma2 family endonuclease, with translation MVASPDRNYMSPQEYLEWEERQDIKYEYVNGEVFAMTGGTLPHTTIALNLASALKSHVRGGSCRAFMSDAKVAVSEGMSFHYPDVVVSCDERDKQATKFLQYPCLIVEVLSPSTEAYDRGAKFKQYRRIQTLKEYVLIDAEKINLDCFRLNENGIWELYSYEEGNEVYLQSVDFRFPISLVYEDVFLG
- a CDS encoding Uma2 family endonuclease; amino-acid sequence: MNIKTEANIEELYSLPDNCKAEIVNEKLVLMSPTGFLPGRAGGEIYASLRDYERLTKSGYALPDNVGFLINLPHRRSLSPDAAFYRGQPTGGKFLNGAPVFAVEVRSENDYGDKAEEEMAKKRRDYFAAGTLVVWDVDVLKEEVIRVYRADNPEQTQVYHRGEVAEAEPALPGWFMPVDNLFM